One window of the Bacillus sp. (in: firmicutes) genome contains the following:
- a CDS encoding cysteine desulfurase produces MIYFDNSATTKPYSEVIDSFVKVSTEFFGNPSSLHKLGGKSEKLLTQAREQIASLLGVKWNEILFTSGGTEANNLAIKGTALQYRERGKHIITSSIEHPSVYETCQQLASLGYDVTYLPVDNEGRVNPSDVEKAIRKDTILVSIMHVNNEVGTIQPIEEIGRLLKNYPKVLFHVDYVQGCGKVPLDLSSGLIDLCTISAHKIHGLKGVGALYLREGIRISPLMTGGSQEQKVRSGTENTAGIVAMAKAMRLTMEKRKTELPRIIEIHQFLRQELEKIDGIQINTPTSGHAPHILNVSAIGLRGEVIVHSLAERGIYVSTTSACSSKLQSPSKTLMAMGASKEAAIGTIRISLSYENTMEEAQQFVESFKQVVENLWKVTRSAK; encoded by the coding sequence ATGATTTATTTTGATAATAGTGCAACGACAAAACCTTATTCGGAAGTCATTGATTCATTTGTAAAAGTGTCCACTGAGTTTTTCGGAAATCCATCTTCATTGCACAAATTAGGTGGAAAATCCGAAAAGTTGTTAACGCAAGCACGAGAACAGATTGCCTCTTTACTTGGTGTAAAATGGAATGAAATATTGTTTACTTCTGGGGGGACAGAAGCGAACAACTTAGCCATTAAAGGAACAGCCCTTCAATATCGAGAAAGAGGAAAACATATTATTACTTCAAGCATCGAGCATCCGTCCGTTTATGAAACGTGTCAGCAATTAGCTTCATTAGGGTATGATGTAACGTACCTTCCTGTTGACAACGAAGGTCGAGTAAACCCGAGCGATGTGGAAAAAGCAATTCGTAAAGACACGATATTAGTATCCATTATGCATGTGAATAATGAAGTTGGGACCATTCAGCCTATTGAAGAAATAGGAAGATTACTAAAAAATTATCCAAAAGTCCTTTTTCACGTAGATTACGTTCAAGGCTGTGGTAAAGTACCTTTAGATTTATCTTCTGGCCTCATTGATTTATGTACGATTTCTGCCCATAAAATACATGGGCTTAAAGGTGTAGGGGCATTATATTTAAGAGAAGGTATCCGCATTTCCCCGCTTATGACAGGAGGAAGTCAAGAGCAAAAGGTTCGAAGTGGAACGGAAAATACAGCTGGTATTGTTGCCATGGCTAAAGCGATGCGTTTAACGATGGAAAAACGGAAAACAGAACTCCCCCGCATAATTGAAATCCATCAATTTTTACGTCAAGAGTTGGAGAAAATTGATGGGATTCAAATTAATACACCGACAAGTGGTCATGCACCACACATTTTAAACGTTTCCGCAATTGGCTTACGCGGGGAAGTCATTGTTCATTCCTTAGCGGAACGGGGAATTTATGTATCTACAACAAGTGCTTGCTCTTCCAAATTACAATCACCTAGCAAAACGTTAATGGCGATGGGGGCTTCTAAAGAAGCTGCCATTGGTACGATTCGCATCAGCTTATCGTACGAAAATACGATGGAAGAAGCCCAACAATTTGTTGAATCTTTTAAGCAAGTGGTCGAAAATCTTTGGAAAGTAACGAGGAGTGCAAAATGA
- the thiI gene encoding tRNA 4-thiouridine(8) synthase ThiI, protein MKYDRIVIRYGEMSTKKRNRNKFVDKLKGNVQSVLSDIPNLSIQARRERMYIVLNGADGDEVVSRLTHVFGIQSMSPAVKTSWDIEEIKDVALKLVQKLHVLGGTFKISSKRADKTFPLETNELNHTLGAHILRNTPTISVDVKNPDIDLKVEVRKEGVYLSSEDILGAGGLPVGSSGKAMLMLSGGIDSPVAGYLSLKRGVEIEAVHFHSPPFTSERAKEKVLDLAKKLTKYGRKIKVHLVPFTEIQQKIHEQVPENYTMTSTRRLMLRITDILREKHEGLAIITGESLGQVASQTLESMFAINDVTNTPILRPLVSMDKTEIIQIAKEIDTLDISNRPYEDCCTIFTPPSPKTKPKKEKVRYYESFIDFEPLIERAVEGTETIIVDSKKAQEKNLFDDLL, encoded by the coding sequence ATGAAGTACGATCGTATTGTTATTCGATATGGAGAAATGTCAACGAAAAAAAGAAACCGAAACAAATTTGTGGACAAATTAAAAGGAAACGTCCAGTCAGTGTTGAGTGATATCCCTAACTTGTCTATTCAAGCACGCCGTGAACGTATGTATATTGTCTTAAATGGAGCGGACGGGGATGAAGTTGTCTCTCGCCTAACTCACGTATTTGGTATTCAATCGATGAGTCCAGCGGTTAAAACGAGCTGGGACATAGAAGAAATTAAAGATGTGGCCTTAAAGCTTGTTCAAAAATTGCATGTCCTCGGAGGAACGTTTAAAATCTCTTCTAAACGAGCAGACAAAACGTTTCCTCTAGAGACAAATGAACTAAATCATACACTTGGGGCTCATATTTTACGTAATACACCAACCATATCGGTTGATGTGAAAAATCCAGACATTGATTTAAAAGTGGAAGTTCGTAAAGAAGGAGTTTATTTATCGAGTGAAGATATTTTAGGTGCAGGCGGCTTACCAGTCGGTTCAAGTGGTAAGGCGATGCTCATGCTTTCCGGAGGTATCGACAGTCCAGTAGCGGGATATTTATCATTAAAACGTGGGGTGGAGATCGAAGCCGTTCATTTCCATAGTCCACCTTTTACGAGCGAACGCGCGAAAGAAAAAGTACTCGATTTAGCAAAAAAACTAACAAAATATGGTCGGAAAATTAAAGTACATCTTGTTCCGTTTACTGAAATTCAGCAAAAAATTCATGAACAAGTCCCAGAAAATTATACGATGACATCTACAAGACGATTAATGCTTCGCATCACTGATATTCTTCGTGAAAAACATGAAGGTCTGGCGATTATTACAGGAGAAAGTCTTGGACAGGTAGCGAGTCAAACGTTAGAAAGTATGTTCGCTATTAACGATGTCACGAACACACCGATTCTTCGTCCGCTTGTGTCCATGGACAAGACAGAGATTATTCAAATAGCTAAAGAGATCGACACATTGGACATTTCCAATCGTCCGTATGAAGATTGTTGTACGATTTTTACTCCGCCTTCTCCAAAAACGAAACCGAAAAAAGAGAAAGTCCGTTATTATGAGAGCTTTATTGATTTTGAGCCATTAATTGAGCGAGCGGTGGAGGGGACAGAAACCATTATTGTCGATTCGAAAAAAGCCCAAGAAAAGAATTTATTTGACGATTTACTATAA
- a CDS encoding alpha/beta-type small acid-soluble spore protein, with product MANNNNNQLVAPGAQQAIDQMKYEIAQEFGVQLGPDATSRANGSVGGEITKRLVQMAEQQLGGYAK from the coding sequence ATGGCAAATAACAATAATAACCAATTAGTAGCTCCTGGCGCTCAACAAGCAATCGATCAAATGAAGTATGAGATTGCTCAAGAGTTCGGTGTACAACTTGGTCCAGATGCAACATCTCGTGCAAACGGTTCAGTTGGTGGGGAAATTACGAAGCGTCTTGTTCAAATGGCTGAGCAACAATTAGGTGGTTACGCAAAGTAA
- a CDS encoding acyl--CoA ligase, with protein sequence MKTGDLLAPEKYNLIEEIERFAKQSENIALKWENEHGEQREVTYEALMKKANQIGHVLKNHGLKQGETILIMLPRIIEAYEVYIAALKLGLVVIPSSELLRAKDLSYRINHGDVKAIVAYYKYIDELAQLEEAKSLPKFVIGEKVEGWIHVDSLREKESDELTMAPTSKDDMAFLSYTSGTTGNPKGVIHTHSWAYAHLRTAAKNWLCINEGDTVWATAGPGWQKWIWSPFLSVLGSGATGIVYHGKFDPEKYLQLLDKYDVNVLCCTPTEYRLMAKVDDLHKYHLKNLHSAVSAGEPLNRKVIDTFKEHFGVTVRDGYGQTENTLLVGVLKGMEVKPGSMGKPTPGNYVEIINDKGEPCGVGEVGDIAVHVDTPALFKGYYKDPERTAMQFRGDWYITGDKAKKDKDGYFWFEGRGDDIIISSGYTIGPFEVEDALVKHPAVKECAVVASPDEVRGHVVKAFIVLKQGVNPNDPDLIPALQEHVKKLTAPYKYPRKIEFVDDLPKTASGKIRRVELRQRELKTLQN encoded by the coding sequence ATGAAAACAGGAGATTTGTTGGCACCAGAAAAATACAATTTAATCGAGGAGATTGAACGGTTTGCCAAACAATCAGAAAATATTGCGTTAAAATGGGAGAATGAACACGGGGAGCAAAGGGAAGTTACATATGAAGCCCTTATGAAAAAAGCGAATCAAATTGGACATGTTTTAAAAAATCACGGTCTTAAACAAGGTGAAACGATCTTAATTATGCTACCTCGAATTATCGAGGCCTATGAAGTATACATTGCTGCTTTAAAACTAGGACTCGTCGTCATTCCAAGTTCAGAGCTATTACGAGCAAAAGATTTATCTTATCGTATTAACCATGGTGACGTAAAAGCTATTGTAGCGTACTATAAATACATTGACGAATTAGCGCAATTAGAAGAAGCGAAATCATTACCAAAATTCGTAATCGGTGAAAAGGTAGAAGGGTGGATTCATGTCGATTCATTAAGAGAAAAAGAGTCTGATGAATTGACAATGGCACCTACATCAAAAGATGATATGGCCTTTTTATCATATACTTCCGGTACAACTGGTAATCCAAAAGGAGTTATTCATACGCATTCATGGGCTTATGCTCACTTACGGACTGCTGCAAAAAACTGGTTGTGCATTAATGAAGGTGACACGGTATGGGCTACCGCTGGTCCTGGATGGCAAAAATGGATTTGGAGTCCGTTTTTATCTGTTCTCGGTTCTGGTGCAACAGGTATTGTCTATCATGGGAAATTTGATCCAGAGAAATATTTACAACTTTTAGATAAATATGATGTCAATGTGTTATGTTGTACCCCAACAGAATACCGTTTAATGGCTAAGGTCGATGACTTACACAAATATCATTTAAAAAATTTGCATAGTGCAGTGTCAGCTGGTGAACCGTTAAATCGAAAAGTCATCGATACGTTTAAAGAACATTTTGGCGTAACCGTTCGTGATGGATATGGTCAAACCGAAAATACGTTACTTGTTGGTGTGCTAAAAGGAATGGAAGTTAAACCAGGTTCTATGGGTAAACCAACACCTGGGAATTATGTCGAAATCATCAATGATAAAGGAGAGCCATGTGGTGTTGGAGAAGTAGGAGACATTGCGGTGCATGTTGATACCCCAGCGTTATTTAAGGGATATTATAAAGACCCAGAACGAACAGCTATGCAGTTTAGAGGAGATTGGTATATCACAGGAGACAAAGCGAAAAAAGATAAGGATGGATATTTCTGGTTTGAAGGTCGCGGAGACGATATCATTATTAGTTCTGGATATACGATTGGACCGTTTGAAGTAGAAGATGCGTTAGTGAAACATCCAGCCGTAAAAGAATGTGCGGTTGTCGCTAGTCCAGATGAAGTACGCGGGCATGTCGTTAAAGCATTTATTGTCTTAAAGCAAGGAGTAAATCCGAACGATCCAGATCTAATCCCAGCTTTACAAGAACATGTGAAAAAGCTTACGGCACCATATAAATATCCTCGTAAAATTGAGTTTGTCGATGATTTACCGAAGACAGCGTCCGGAAAAATTCGTCGCGTAGAATTACGTCAACGGGAGTTAAAAACATTACAAAATTAA
- a CDS encoding amidohydrolase, with translation MGTLWYGGTIYTMDKENEQVEAVYTSNGVIQGVGPLTQLEQMFSSSIEQRIDLKGATMLPGLVDSHMHLIGLGEMLHRLDLSTCRSKKELLTKVREKVNETKDGEWIIGEGWNENLWADADELTRWDLDPITNIHPILLKRVCRHALVVNTVALNLCGITEQTKEPFGGVIERKNGALSGVFKDDAQQLIFNRIPKASIAYLEDALKRAIEHCWKHGIVGGHTEDLSYYSGFKTTYQAFHHVIHESDYPFRAHLLVHHHVIDDWYKEGHTYLSGTPFIRFGAMKIFADGSLGGRTALLSVPYADDPSTQGVAIHTLPELKELVQKARKMELPVAIHTIGDLAFEYALEAISACLPKNGQRDRLIHAQLLREELIRKAQSLPVVLDIQPLFVASDFPWVLERVNKNNIPYLYAWKTLLNASIPCAGGSDAPIERVNPFHSIYTAITRKKPNDPSTAYLPEEALTPYEAFRLYTVGSAYAAQEENKRGCIKNGHVADFTIVNHDVMNVPPEQLLNSEVVMTVVNEKIVYSRKQ, from the coding sequence ATGGGAACATTATGGTATGGTGGAACGATTTATACAATGGATAAAGAAAATGAACAAGTAGAAGCTGTTTATACTTCCAATGGTGTTATTCAAGGAGTCGGTCCTTTAACACAACTTGAACAAATGTTTTCTTCCAGTATTGAGCAGCGTATAGATTTAAAAGGGGCGACAATGCTACCAGGGTTAGTTGATAGTCATATGCATTTAATTGGTTTAGGAGAAATGTTGCACCGTCTCGATTTATCAACGTGTCGTTCAAAAAAAGAACTGCTTACGAAAGTGAGAGAAAAAGTGAACGAAACGAAAGACGGTGAATGGATTATCGGAGAAGGATGGAATGAAAATTTGTGGGCAGACGCTGATGAGTTAACTCGCTGGGATTTAGATCCAATCACGAACATCCATCCTATTTTATTGAAGCGAGTGTGCCGGCATGCTCTTGTTGTCAATACTGTTGCACTGAATCTATGTGGAATAACCGAGCAAACAAAAGAGCCGTTCGGAGGAGTGATTGAACGAAAAAATGGAGCACTTTCGGGTGTATTTAAAGACGATGCTCAACAACTGATATTCAATCGAATCCCGAAAGCTTCTATAGCTTATTTAGAGGATGCATTAAAACGAGCGATTGAACATTGTTGGAAGCATGGGATCGTCGGAGGCCACACGGAAGATTTAAGTTATTATAGTGGTTTTAAAACTACGTATCAGGCATTCCACCACGTCATTCACGAATCGGACTATCCGTTTCGGGCCCATTTATTAGTCCATCATCACGTGATTGATGACTGGTACAAGGAAGGACACACGTATTTAAGTGGTACGCCTTTTATCCGTTTTGGTGCGATGAAAATATTTGCTGATGGGTCTTTAGGAGGACGAACGGCTTTGTTGAGCGTCCCTTATGCCGATGACCCGTCAACTCAAGGAGTAGCCATTCACACGTTACCAGAACTAAAAGAGCTTGTCCAAAAAGCGCGAAAAATGGAACTGCCGGTTGCCATTCATACGATTGGAGATTTAGCTTTTGAATATGCGCTGGAAGCAATATCTGCTTGCCTACCAAAAAATGGACAACGAGACCGCCTTATTCATGCACAATTGCTTCGGGAAGAATTAATCAGAAAAGCTCAATCATTACCAGTTGTCCTTGATATTCAACCTTTGTTTGTCGCATCTGACTTCCCTTGGGTACTTGAACGCGTGAATAAAAATAACATACCTTACCTTTATGCTTGGAAAACGTTACTTAACGCATCCATTCCGTGTGCAGGTGGATCGGACGCACCAATCGAACGAGTGAATCCGTTTCATAGTATTTATACGGCGATTACTCGTAAAAAACCGAATGACCCAAGTACCGCCTATCTACCAGAAGAAGCGTTAACTCCATATGAAGCCTTTCGGTTGTATACGGTAGGAAGTGCTTATGCCGCACAAGAAGAGAATAAAAGAGGATGTATTAAAAACGGACATGTTGCAGATTTCACCATCGTTAACCACGATGTTATGAACGTACCACCGGAGCAGTTGTTGAATTCGGAAGTGGTAATGACCGTCGTCAATGAAAAAATCGTCTACTCACGTAAGCAATAA
- the rarD gene encoding EamA family transporter RarD → MKQSERTGIFYAAFAYLLWGLLPIYWKLLEHVPAKEILASRVFWSFWFMIIVLCIARRQAEFRETLTEVIRHPKKGWALVIAGFLVTGNWFIYIWAVNSEKMVEASLGYYINPLVNVVLGIFVLKEVVNRTQIFSFLLAGIGVMILTVSYGKFPWVAFSLAFTFALYGLAKKLVKVDSAIGLTLETMVVTPMAFIYMIHLFLQGELSFLAHTWTTDVLLIGAGAATAIPLLYFGKGAQLIPFYMLGFLQYIAPTLTLLLGVFVYKETFSSTHLLAFTFIWVALILFSVSKTKRYEAFGNKWKNKRSLST, encoded by the coding sequence ATGAAGCAATCAGAGAGAACGGGGATCTTTTATGCAGCGTTCGCTTATTTGTTGTGGGGGTTATTACCGATTTACTGGAAACTGTTAGAGCATGTTCCAGCCAAAGAAATTTTAGCTAGTCGCGTATTTTGGTCATTTTGGTTTATGATCATTGTCTTATGCATCGCCCGACGACAAGCCGAATTTCGCGAGACGTTAACGGAGGTCATCCGTCATCCGAAAAAAGGTTGGGCCCTTGTCATCGCTGGCTTTTTAGTAACAGGTAATTGGTTTATTTATATTTGGGCCGTTAACTCAGAAAAAATGGTAGAAGCGAGTTTAGGTTATTATATTAACCCGCTCGTCAACGTGGTGCTAGGAATTTTTGTATTAAAAGAAGTCGTAAATCGGACTCAAATATTTTCCTTTTTGTTAGCAGGGATCGGGGTCATGATCTTAACCGTTTCATATGGCAAGTTTCCTTGGGTCGCTTTTAGTTTGGCCTTCACGTTTGCCCTTTATGGATTAGCGAAAAAACTTGTCAAAGTCGATTCAGCGATTGGTTTAACTTTAGAAACAATGGTGGTAACACCGATGGCCTTCATTTATATGATTCATTTATTTTTACAAGGAGAGCTTTCTTTTCTTGCACATACGTGGACCACGGATGTCCTATTAATCGGAGCAGGAGCTGCCACGGCGATTCCCTTGCTTTATTTCGGGAAAGGGGCACAATTAATCCCATTTTATATGCTCGGATTTTTACAATATATTGCACCAACACTTACTTTGCTATTAGGAGTATTCGTATATAAAGAAACCTTTTCAAGTACCCATTTATTAGCGTTTACGTTTATTTGGGTAGCCCTCATACTCTTTTCTGTGTCTAAAACAAAAAGGTACGAAGCATTCGGGAACAAATGGAAAAACAAACGGTCGCTCAGTACATAA
- a CDS encoding NAD kinase: MNDRRNLYFFYHDDLRNQITPLIDLAKRYGFHIVEHPQEANIIVSIGGDGTFLQAVRKTGFRQDCLYAGISTTGKLSMYCDFDLHDHSKMIDAMTKEQIEVRRYPVIDVTVDHGTTFHCLNEFSIRSSIIKTFVMDVFIDQLHFETFRGDGMIISTPTGSTAYNKSVNGAVVDPLLPCLQVSELASLNNNRYRTLGSSFILSGDRQLTLKIVPEGSTYPTIGMDNEALSLQHVEHVEIKLSDKKIKTVKLKDNSFWEKVKRIFL, encoded by the coding sequence ATGAACGATCGCCGAAATTTATATTTTTTCTATCATGATGATTTACGAAATCAAATTACCCCGTTAATTGATTTAGCGAAACGTTATGGATTCCACATCGTCGAACATCCCCAAGAGGCCAACATCATCGTTAGCATTGGGGGAGATGGTACCTTTTTACAAGCCGTCCGTAAAACAGGGTTCCGCCAAGATTGTTTGTATGCCGGCATCTCTACAACTGGGAAGCTGAGCATGTACTGCGATTTTGATTTGCATGACCATTCGAAGATGATTGATGCCATGACAAAAGAGCAAATCGAAGTAAGAAGATACCCTGTCATCGATGTGACGGTTGACCATGGGACAACATTTCATTGCTTAAATGAATTTTCGATCCGTTCAAGTATTATTAAAACGTTTGTTATGGACGTATTTATCGATCAACTGCATTTTGAAACGTTCCGGGGAGATGGAATGATCATTTCCACACCAACTGGTAGCACTGCTTACAACAAATCGGTGAATGGGGCGGTCGTCGATCCTCTGTTACCTTGCTTACAAGTGAGTGAATTAGCTTCTTTAAACAACAACCGTTATCGAACGCTAGGATCATCGTTCATTTTAAGTGGTGATCGACAATTAACATTAAAAATTGTACCAGAAGGTAGTACGTATCCAACGATAGGAATGGATAATGAAGCCTTAAGCTTGCAACATGTGGAACATGTAGAAATCAAGTTAAGCGACAAAAAAATTAAAACCGTAAAACTGAAAGATAACTCGTTCTGGGAAAAAGTGAAACGGATATTTTTATAA
- the sppA gene encoding signal peptide peptidase SppA — MNKKRWGALAIAAGIFIVSIVVNMASMAFSSDFEKTFNSLFLEEMDQPFKENVVEDGDPFNKIAVLHVEGVIQDTGDTVSFFESVGYNHRLFMEQLNAVKEDDSIAGVVLRVNSPGGGVVESAEIHEKLVEIIEETKKPVYVSMGSMAASGGYYISAPATKIFASPETLTGSLGVILQSINYSELAEKYGVEFVTIKSGPYKDILSPTRPVTEEEKNILQELINRSYEGFVKVIAEGRGMSESEVRKIADGRIYDGRQAKQLNLIDEFGYLEDVIIAMKEDLGIEDAQVIEYEPSFGFESFFAMSAQRFFHGDVELANLMQLLSRPNSPRLMYLYSE; from the coding sequence ATGAATAAAAAAAGGTGGGGAGCCCTCGCTATCGCAGCAGGGATTTTTATTGTTTCCATTGTGGTTAATATGGCGTCCATGGCCTTTTCAAGCGATTTTGAAAAAACGTTTAATTCATTGTTTTTAGAGGAAATGGATCAACCGTTTAAAGAAAATGTAGTCGAAGATGGTGATCCATTTAATAAAATTGCGGTGTTACATGTAGAAGGAGTTATTCAAGACACAGGTGATACAGTATCTTTTTTCGAATCTGTTGGATATAATCATCGGTTATTCATGGAACAACTAAATGCGGTGAAAGAAGATGATTCCATCGCAGGAGTCGTTTTACGGGTAAACTCTCCTGGTGGTGGTGTTGTGGAGAGTGCCGAAATTCATGAAAAATTAGTTGAAATTATAGAAGAGACCAAAAAGCCTGTGTACGTTTCTATGGGTTCCATGGCTGCTTCAGGTGGATATTATATTTCCGCGCCAGCAACGAAAATTTTTGCTAGTCCGGAAACGTTAACTGGCTCATTAGGAGTCATTTTACAATCCATTAATTATTCGGAGCTGGCAGAAAAATACGGTGTCGAATTTGTTACAATAAAAAGTGGTCCGTATAAAGATATTTTGAGTCCAACAAGACCAGTAACGGAAGAAGAAAAGAACATTTTACAAGAATTGATTAACCGTTCGTATGAGGGATTTGTAAAAGTCATCGCTGAAGGACGCGGAATGTCGGAAAGTGAAGTTCGTAAAATTGCAGATGGTCGTATTTATGACGGTCGCCAAGCGAAGCAATTAAATTTAATTGATGAATTTGGTTATTTAGAAGATGTGATCATCGCTATGAAGGAAGATTTAGGAATCGAAGATGCGCAAGTGATTGAATACGAACCAAGCTTTGGGTTTGAATCATTTTTTGCAATGAGCGCACAACGTTTCTTCCATGGAGACGTAGAATTGGCTAACTTAATGCAGCTGTTATCTCGACCAAATTCCCCTCGGCTGATGTATTTATATTCGGAGTAA
- a CDS encoding RDD family protein, whose amino-acid sequence MEETAFELTEPTKVESKPSVHVPSYDIHYAGFWMRFWAYLIDLIVIGSLKWLFIHPTFRFFDLPIDNDMFSLYWFSTGIVFFSYFIFMTKFFGQTIGKMIFGLKVISLKSDKLTWDTVLFREFIGRYISSTVNVLYLFVAFLPKKQGIHDIFSDTTVVHEKTVLLHKPAV is encoded by the coding sequence ATGGAAGAAACGGCTTTTGAATTAACTGAGCCGACCAAGGTCGAATCCAAACCTTCTGTACATGTTCCGTCGTATGACATTCATTATGCCGGGTTTTGGATGCGCTTTTGGGCTTATTTAATCGATTTAATTGTGATTGGAAGTTTAAAATGGTTGTTCATTCACCCGACGTTTCGCTTCTTTGATTTACCGATAGATAATGACATGTTCTCGCTGTATTGGTTTTCAACGGGTATTGTCTTCTTTAGTTATTTCATCTTTATGACGAAATTTTTCGGTCAAACGATCGGGAAAATGATCTTTGGACTAAAAGTGATTTCATTAAAAAGTGATAAACTTACTTGGGATACGGTTCTGTTCAGAGAATTCATTGGGAGATATATTAGTTCTACCGTTAACGTGCTTTATCTTTTTGTTGCCTTTCTTCCGAAAAAGCAAGGCATTCATGATATATTTTCCGATACGACGGTTGTTCATGAAAAAACGGTTTTACTTCATAAACCCGCTGTTTAA
- a CDS encoding DUF2953 domain-containing protein codes for MGKSMIVFGIIIFLFFLLVLLSVTKLFIDIEIKHGYDNDHIRITFSIWFRIIRYTIDIPFVKIDTKEAKIVFQEQTVEKSGEKKNKKERSITPEKLLRSLHNTKEIIRHVVKLHKIVQSFLQKVSVQHLEWHTVIGFHDAALTGVITGGIWSIKGWFLRFLYHHLQVKSHPSLTVTPSFQQAVTQIAFSCMIYFRIGHAILVAIKMIKHWRGGKVTFKSKTPFSSIK; via the coding sequence TTGGGGAAAAGTATGATTGTATTTGGCATCATTATCTTTCTATTTTTTTTACTTGTACTCCTAAGTGTGACGAAACTTTTTATAGACATTGAAATCAAACATGGGTATGACAACGATCATATACGCATTACGTTTTCTATCTGGTTTCGCATCATTCGCTATACAATAGACATTCCGTTTGTAAAGATTGATACGAAAGAGGCCAAAATCGTTTTTCAAGAGCAAACAGTTGAAAAAAGTGGGGAAAAGAAAAATAAGAAAGAGCGTTCTATCACACCGGAAAAACTACTACGCAGCCTTCATAATACAAAAGAAATCATTCGTCATGTCGTCAAATTACATAAAATTGTGCAATCATTTTTACAAAAAGTATCGGTACAGCACTTAGAATGGCATACCGTTATTGGGTTTCATGACGCGGCTCTTACCGGCGTCATTACAGGAGGAATATGGAGCATTAAAGGTTGGTTTCTTCGATTTCTATACCATCACTTGCAAGTCAAATCACACCCATCGTTAACAGTTACGCCTTCGTTTCAACAGGCTGTAACGCAAATCGCATTTTCATGTATGATTTATTTTCGTATCGGGCATGCTATTTTAGTAGCGATAAAAATGATCAAGCATTGGCGTGGAGGAAAAGTTACGTTCAAATCAAAGACTCCTTTTTCTTCGATTAAATGA
- the ytfJ gene encoding GerW family sporulation protein: MSDHPIEGLMTTAMENLKEMIDVNTIIGDPVETPDGSVILTVSKVGFGFAAGGSEFMLQDQELSQRGQSKQPFGGGSGGGVSITPIAFLIVNSQGVKMLHLDESTHLLEKILDLAPSAMEKLQHMFKKKNDNKDEINPNQYTDSYKQDFDI, encoded by the coding sequence ATGTCTGATCATCCCATTGAAGGCTTAATGACGACCGCAATGGAAAATCTAAAAGAAATGATTGATGTCAATACAATCATCGGAGACCCTGTAGAAACGCCAGATGGGAGTGTGATCCTAACCGTTTCTAAGGTTGGGTTTGGATTTGCGGCAGGTGGTAGCGAATTTATGCTTCAAGACCAGGAGCTATCTCAACGTGGTCAGTCAAAACAACCGTTTGGCGGCGGAAGTGGCGGCGGAGTTTCCATTACACCAATTGCTTTTCTAATCGTAAACAGCCAAGGAGTAAAAATGCTCCATTTAGATGAAAGCACCCATTTATTAGAAAAAATTCTTGATTTAGCGCCAAGTGCAATGGAAAAGCTGCAGCATATGTTCAAAAAGAAAAACGATAACAAAGATGAGATTAATCCTAACCAGTATACCGATTCCTATAAACAAGATTTTGATATATAA
- the tpx gene encoding thiol peroxidase yields the protein MAMVTFKGKKVTLLGNQVQVGDKAPNFTVLANDLSEVTLDDTKGSVRLISVVPSLDTGVCDAQTRRFNEEASKLDNVKVLTISVDLPFAQKRWCGAAGVENVQTLSDHRDLSFGKAYGVAIKELRLLARAIFVVDSSDTVTYVEYVDEVTNHPNYEAAIEAAKAAK from the coding sequence ATCGCAATGGTAACGTTCAAAGGGAAAAAAGTTACATTATTAGGAAATCAGGTGCAGGTAGGGGATAAAGCGCCGAACTTTACAGTATTAGCGAACGACTTATCAGAAGTAACATTAGACGATACAAAAGGTTCCGTTCGCCTCATTAGCGTCGTACCTTCTCTTGATACAGGGGTTTGTGATGCACAAACACGTCGTTTTAATGAAGAAGCGTCTAAATTAGATAATGTAAAGGTATTAACCATTTCAGTTGACCTTCCATTTGCTCAAAAACGTTGGTGCGGGGCAGCTGGTGTTGAAAACGTTCAAACATTATCTGATCATCGTGACCTTTCTTTTGGTAAAGCCTATGGGGTAGCTATTAAAGAATTACGTTTATTAGCACGTGCTATATTTGTTGTCGATTCCTCAGACACAGTAACCTATGTTGAATATGTTGACGAAGTGACGAATCATCCAAATTACGAAGCAGCAATTGAAGCGGCAAAAGCAGCAAAATAA